The segment AATGCTGTAATCAGACCGATAATTAAAATAATAACTTTCCCTATAACTATCTTGACTTTAGGATTGTTTACTTTTATCATCAATGGTTTTATTTTGTGGTTGGTACAAGCTAATGTTACTGGTTTTGTTATCACCAATTTTTGGTCTGCAGTATTGGGAGCTATTGTTTTAAGTGTTATTAGTGCAATTTTAACTTCTTTAATTTCTGACCAAAATTAAAAAGTGCAAGGAGAGATCTAATATGCCTACAGAAATCAGAAAAAAAGCAAGGGAATTGATGACTGGCTATTGTAAAGTTTGTCCTGTTTGTGATGGTAGGGCATGTAAAGGCCAAGTACCAGGTATGGGTGGTGTCGGTACAGGAAGTTCTTTTTGGGCTAATTTAGAGAGTTTAGCAAAAGTTAAACTTAATATGAGGACTATCCATGATAAAAAGGATCCTGATACTTCCACAACTATTTTTGGAAGGAAAATTTCCCTTCCTGTAATGGTTGGGCCTATGACAGGGACTACCTATAACATGGGTGGAAAAATAGGGGAAAAGGAATTTGTTTCATATCTCGTTGAAGGAAGTTTAAAAGCTGGGTCCCTTGCTATGACCGGCGATGGAGCGGATCCTGCTATGTATAATTCTGGCCTTGAAGCTATTAAGGAATTTGGCGGAGGAATTCCCATTATTAAACCCCGTTCACAACAGGAAATTATATCTAGAATTAAAGAAGGGGAAAAGGCAGGGGCAGTTGCAATAGGTGTAGATATCGATGGGGCCGGTTTAGTAACTATGGCATTAAAAGGTCAGCCGGTAGGTCCTAAAACTGTTGCAGAACTGAAGGAATTAGTTCAATCAACGGCTCTTCCTTTTATTTTAAAAGGGGTTATGACTGTTGATGAAGCGGAATTGGCAGTGGAAATTGGAGCACAAGCTATAGTTGTATCTAACCATGGTGGCAGGGTATTAGATAGCTGCCCAGGGGCTGCAGAAGTTTTACCAGAGATAGCAAAAAGGGTAAAAGGTAAAATAACTATTTTTGCTGACGGTGGTGTAAGAACGGGAATAGATGTCTTAAAAATGTTAGCTTTAGGTGCTGACTGTGTATTAATTGGCCGACCCTTTGTTACTCAAGCCTTTGGTGGAGGTGCCCAAGGGGTAGAGGAATATTACAAGGTTATTCAAAGTCAGTTATACCAAGGTATGATTTTAACTGGCTGTGGTAGTATAAAAGAAATTGATGAAAGAATTATAAGGAAATAGGTAAGATAACCCTATGTATGCTTTTTGGGCATCCATAGGGTTTAACTTAAATGATTAAAAATAAGGGGTGCAAAAATGGAAAATATTTACTACAATTACATAGAAAAGGATCCTAAAGCCCTGTCTTTATTTTCTTATCCCCCTAATTTCCAAGGTTTAAAGGACAAAGTGGCGGACTTAAAGGATAAAAGGGTATCAATAAAACTATGTCATTATTTAAGGGAATATAACAAAAGTTTAGGTTGTAGTGAAAAAACATTGAGAAATATTGATAAGCTGGAATCTGGTGCAAAGGTTGTAATTACAGGACAACAATGTGGCTTACTAGGTGGTCCTATGTACACTATCTATAAAGCTTTGACAGCGGTAAAGTTAGGGGAAAAAATAGAGAAAGAAACAGGGGAACCTATAGTACCAATTTTTTGGGTAGCTGATGAAGATCATGATTGGTTAGAGATCAATAATACGATCCTTTTAGATCGAGAAGGTAACCCGAAAAAATTTATTATAGAGGGAGAGGGTAGTGATTTACCTGCTTACAGGCGGGAAATAGGGGAAGAAACCCTTAATAGATTAATTTCTTTTATTCAAGATTTAGGTTTTTCCACCGAGTATTTACCGAAAATCATCAACTTATTAGAAGTCACCTTTGATAAAAATTACAGTAATTGGTTTGCTAAGTTACTTACTAAATTATTGGAAGGAACAGGTATAGTTTTGGTGGATTCTAAGGCAAAGGTTATCAAAACTGAAAGTAACGGAATATTTCAGGAAATGGTACTAAAGAGAGAGGAGTTAATGAAGGAACTGGAGAAGACAAATAAACAAATCCAGTGCCTAGGCTATCCTCTGCAAAACCCTATTGACTATAATTCTGAAACTAATCTCTTTTTACTAAAGGGAAATTATAGATATAAATTAAGAAAGGAAAAGGAAGTTTTTTTAATTAAAACTGGGGAAGTTTTCAATCAAGGGGAAATAATTCAATATATCGATGAGGGGTTAATAAGCCCTAATGTTTTTTTAAGACCGGTAATTCAAGATGTAGTTTTTCCAACTTTAGCTTATGTGGCAGGTCCTGGAGAAGTAAATTATTTAGCTCAAATAAAAGATATGTATAAAATCTTAACTGGATTTAATTTACCTGTTATTTATCCAAGGCAGAGTTTTTTACTTATAGAACCCCATGTAAAGAAATTTTTAGAAAGATATTCACTGAATTATCCACATATCCACAGTTTAGAACGGTTTAAAAGGGAAGTTATCCACAATAGCCTTTGGGAAGGATTAGAAAGGGATTTTCAGGAGTTAAGAACTGACATTATCCACCAATATAACAGACTTATCGACAAAATATCAACAATAAATCCACAGTTATCCACACTTGGTGATAAAAATCGACAGTTAATTCTCAAGCAAATTGATTTTTTACAAAACAAAACTTATAATGCCCATAAAGAGAAATATCAAGGAATGATCAGAAATATAGAGAAAATCCAAAACAACTGTTATCCTTACAACATTGAGCAGCAGAGAATTGTAAGTCCCTTTTATTTCCTTTTAAAGTATTATCCTAATTTAATCGAAAAAATTACTGAAAACATCCAGTTGGAAAATTTTAAACTACAATATGTTGAATTATAATTCTAATATAAGGTAAAGGGAGGTATTTTTGTGATAGACATTATGGCAATTGGAGCCCATCCCGACGATGTGGAAATTGGGGTGGGAGGGATTTTAGCAAAGTATAAAGGGTCAGATGTAAAAACAATGATCGTTGATTTAACAAAGGGGGAAATGGGGACAAACGGGACACCTCAAATAAGGGAAAGGGAAGGGAAAAGAGCTGCGGAAATCTTAGGCTCTAAGCGGGTGGTTATGGACTTACCCGATGGAAAAATTAAAGTAAGTGAGGAAAATTTAATAAAGGTTATCGAACTCATTCGCCAGTTTAGGCCTCGAATAATCTTAACCCACTATCCTGATCCTGAGCAACATCCCGACCACTATAATAGTGCCCTTTTAGTTAGGCAAGCTGCCCACTTAGCAGGTCTTGCCAAGTATCCTGCCCAGGGAGAAAGATTTCGACCAGAGAGAATATATCATTTCTTTTTACCAAAGTATCTTCAACCTTCCTTTATAGTTGATGTAACCGATAGCTTCCCTATTAAAATGGAGGCTTTAAAGGCCCATGAATCCCAGTTTTTATCTAGGGATAAGGGATTGCCAACTAATGTCAATAGAGAAGATATTTTCGAGGGAATTGAAACTATCGCTAGATACCATGGCCAATCTATCGGTGTTAAATTTGGTGAAGCTTTGTATTATAAAGGGGTATTAGGGGTAGACAATATTATGAATATAGGTATGTTGTAAAGATGTTGAAAATAGGAATTACTTGTTATCCTTCCTATGGGGGCAGTGGTGCTATGGCCACAGAATTAGGAAAGACTTTAGCTGATAAAGGTCATATTGTCCACTTTATTAACTATGAAGTGCCTTTTAGATTAAATGGCTATCACCAAAGGATAGTCTATCACCATTTAGAAATTCCCACTTACCCTTTGTTTAAATATCCACCATATACCTTGGCCTTAGCTTCCCGGATTGCAGAAGTAGCCCTTAATGAGAAATTAGATATAATCCATGCCCATTATGCCATCCCCCATTCAATATGCGGTTATTTAGCTAAGCTTATGGTACCTAATTTAAAATTAGTTACTACCCTACATGGTACCGATATTACTTTAGTAGGTAACGATCAGACTTTCTTCCCTATAACTAAATTTGCCATAGAAGCTAGTGATGGAGTAACCGCAGTTTCCCAAAGTCTTAAAGAAGATACATACAAAATTTTTGATATTAAAAGGGATATCCAAGTTATTTATAATTTTGTCGATACTGCTAGTTATAAAAGGGAAAGAAATTCTAAATTAGTTAATTGTTTAGGTCTTAATGGGAAAAAAGTTGTAATTCACATTTCAAACTTTCGACCTGTCAAAAGAATTACCGATGTTATAGAAATATTTAAAGGAATTAGTGAAAAGGTAGATAGTGTTTTATTGATGATTGGTGATGGGGTGGAAAGGAGTAAAGCTGAAAAGCTGACAGCCAAGTATAATTTAGATGTAAGGTTTTTAGGGCAACAAGCTAATATCATTCCCTTTTTATCAGTAGCAGATCTTCTACTTTTACCATCGGAACAGGAGAGTTTTGGCCTCGTTGCTTTAGAGGCCATGGCTTGCAATGTACCCGTTGTAGGAAGTAAAGTGGGAGGTTTACCAGAAGTGATAAAAGATGGAGATAACGGCTATTTAGTTGAAGTTGGGAATATAGGCCTTTTTGTTCAAAAAAGTTTAGCTATTTTAACTAATGATAATTTAAGAGAGATAATGGGTAATAAAGGAAGGGAGAGGGCAGTTAAATATTTTGACCAAGGGAAGATTATAAAAGAATATGAAGAATTTTATTACCAAATTTTGAAAGGATAAGAGGAATTTTAACTTTTTTATAGTAATATATATTTAATAGAATTTGATCACTTTTAACTTTTAAAGTGAAATTTATAGATAAAGGAAGGGAAAAAAAAGTGAATGATTCGTGGCCTAGGTTTAAAAGTTTTGTCTTTTGTACTATGATATTTGTAGTTTTCGGTACCCTAATGAGTTGGGTACACATCATGGGGGAAGTAAAAGGGATAGATGAACCTGTTGGAAAAATAGTATTTCTATTAGCAGTTATATCTATCGCCTTGATATTATTAGTGCAAAAGCTGGACTTGAGATGGATCGCGAGAATTTCCTCAATTATTGTGTTGTGTATACTTTACTATATTTTTACTGTAAACTCCCGTTATGATTTACCAGTAACAACATATAGAGAAACGGTAGGGCTTTTGGGTGAAGGAATTTACTTTACCACTATTTCTAGCCTACTTACTATTATAATTTCAGCTTTAGGAAGTAAATAATAATATTTAAGCAAGGTGTATTGCAGTATTACCATATACCTTGCTTTTTTTATTCATTTAAGGGAAAGCTAATACTGGACAGTTAGGGAGAGGTGTTATATAATATTTAGGCTAAAATTAAGGAGGTATTGGAAGATGGATGGAGAAATAATTGTTTTAGGTCATAAAAATCCTGATACTGATTCTGTGGCTTCAGCCATTTCATATAGTGCTTTAAAAAACAAATTAGGTCAAAAATGTGTTCCTAAGGTATGTAGTGCTATAACGGGAGAAGCTAAACATGTTTTAGAGTTACTGGGAATTGAACCACCAGAAGTTCTAGATACTATGGAACTAAAGGTAAAAGACTTTATGAATAGGGAGCATCCTTATCTTTCAGAAGAAGAGACCCTAAAAAATATAGGTTATATTATGGGAAAAGAAGGAGTAAAAACTATCCCTTTAGTGAATAAAGAGAATGTTGTAACTGGTATTATAACAGCTGGGGATTTCGCTAAATTATATTTACAAGAAATATCTAGTGGTGAAACTATTTCTACAGGTATTGACCTTGAAAGTGTACAGAAAACTTTAAATGGAACTATATTTTTAGGGGATAAAGATCAATTAATATCTGGACGGATAATTGTAGGGGCTATGGGAGTTGAAAAACTACTTAGTCATTTAGGGGAAAATGATATTTTACTTATAGGTGATAGAGAAGATTGTCAAATTCAAGGATTAGAGTATGGAATCAATGCTTTGATAATAACTGGAGGAGCAAAGCCCTCAAAGAAAGTCTTAGAATTGGCCCAAAGGAAAGGAACCCCTATATTAGGCTACGATGGAGACACTTTTTCCGCTGCCCGCTTAATTTCTTTAGCCCGTAAGGGAAAGGAAATTATGACAAAAGAGCCATTTACTGTCGATGTAAATACTACAGTCACAACAGTTAAGGAACTGTTTAATCAAAAAAAGTACAGGTCTTTTCCAGTAGTTAATGAAAAGGGACAGTATCTAGGAATAGTGACTAAAGGGGAAATTTTAAATGCACAGCCTAAAAAAATAATATTAGTTGATCATAACGAGAAATCCCAAAGTGTTGACGGTTTAGAATGGGGTGAAATAATTGAAATAATTGATCATCACCGTTTAGGAGATGTACAAACGAAAAAACCTATTTTTATAAATTGTAAACCAGTAGGGAGTACTGCTACGTTGGTAACGGAAATGTATCTTCAAAAGGGAATTATCCCAGAGAAAAAAATAGCTGCTTTGCTATTAGCTGCCATTTTATCTGATACCGTCATTTTAAAATCCCCTACTACAACTTCCCAAGACAAAGAGATGGCCCTATATTTATCAAACTTAACGGGACTAGATATCAAAGAATTTGGTGGGAAAATCTATGGATGGTCAGAAAATCTAGAAAAGATTACACCTTATGAAATTGTCACCGGTGACTTGAAAGAGTTTTCCTTTTTAAAAGGTAGAGTGGCTCTGGGTCAATTTGAAACAACCGATGCAAGAAAAATTTTAGAAATGAAAAACTCTATTTTAGGAGAAATGGAACGAATAAAAAATAAAAAAGGATTAGATCATATACTAATGGTAATTACTGACATAGTAGAAGGTAATTCCTACATGTTTTCCATCGGTAGTTTAAATACCTATGTAGAGCTTGCTTTTTCTAAACCAGTAGATGAAATTATTTATTTACCAGGGGTAATGTCAAGGAAATTACAAATTGTACCACCATTAAGTGAAGCATTAAATGTATAATTTGCTGAAATGAGAGCAAAATAGATAATGGTTAATGACTTACTTTCATTAGCCCCCTGTGAATACTCCGAACAGTATAGGCCGCTGTTCGGAGCATTATTTTTTTTTAGTTTTCTGGAAAAAAGTTAATTATAATTGACAGAAATTAGTTTGCATTGTATATTTAAAATGTATTAACATTATTATTTTAATGTATGAAAGTTAGAGAAGATATGGGGTGAAAAATTTGCTAGACATAACTAAAATTCTTGAGGGTGAAGAAGGGAAAATACCTATTGGTAAAGCAGCTTTGGCATTAGCTATGATTGCCGATGATTCAGACGATGCCCTTGTAGAATTACTAAATGGAAAAGACTTATTAGCTGTAATAACCAGGGCAGGTGGTAAAGGGGAAGAGGTAAAAAATAAGGTTTTAAGAAATTCATTAGCTGCAGCAGTAAATAGTGCTGTTATTACTGATAACATTCAAGATAGACGGGTATTAGCCCGCTGTGTAGAAAGGGCATTGGCAGGTTTAGGTGGTCCTATGACTTCCATTTCTGGAGCAGGGATGAAAATTGGTATTGTTAGAGATGATGCCCATTTAGCAGTGGCTATCTATGGGAAAATAGGGATACCTGGACTTAATGTAGACCATGAAATCTCTGGTTTAGGAGTACATTATTACGGTTTATTAGGTGATTAAAATGTGGCTACAAGAAATGGAAGAAAAATTTTTGCCTTTAGTTTCTACTAAGGATAAAGAACAAAAAGATTATTTAATATCTTTACTTAAGAAAGTAGATGAAAGTTTAGCTGCTAAGGGTTTTAAAGGATTGACTTTTTTTCACAGTGTAACTTTGTATAACCACTTAGCTAATCTTTGTACCAGAGGGATACTTGAAGAGCTGGATGAAGGGGTTTTTGGAGATCTTTCTAAAAAATATCCACAGGCTTATGAAATAGCAGAAAGTATACTATCCCTGATGGAAGAAAAGTTTCCTGGTGTAAACCAAAAGGGAGAAAGACAGCATTTAACTATTTTATTATCTGATTTAACTAAAGTCAAAAATTAATTTCAGGAAAACTTGAAACCTTATTGGGTTCCAAGTTTTTTCTTTTTTATGATTATGAGAAATTATTATATATTTTAAAATATAAAATTAAGATGTTTTTTTAAAAAAAATATTTTTTAAAAAAAGGATATTTTGTTTTTATGTAGAATATATAATAACAAGAAAAAATTCTGATAAAGATTATGGATTGATAAGATAATTATAATAATATAATTTTAGGGTATAAGAAAAATAAGTAAAATAATAACCCACCCTTTGTTTAACATTGGGGTGGGTTTGTCTTTTTTAAGGAAGGATGGTAAAAATGGTGGGAATAGTGATTGTTGCCCATGGCAACTTAGCCCAACAATTTATAAAAACCAGTGAGATGATTTTAGGTAAACAAAAGAACTTGTTGGCTGTAAATGTATTACCTGAAGATAGTTTGATAGAGCTTCGAGTAAAAGTAAAAGAAGCTATAGAAAAGGTAAAAACAGCTAATGGAGTCATTATATTCACTGATATTTTTGGAGGCAGTCCCACCAATGCCAGCACTTACTTATTGCTTGATGGAAATGTGAGAGTTATAACTGGAGTAAACTTAGCTATGCTTCTAGAGACTTTGGCAAATAGAAATAAGTCTTTAGATAGATTGACTCAATTGGCTTATAAAGCAGGGAGTGAAGGTGTCCAAATAGTACAAGTAGAACAAAAAGGTGAACAACTTGAATTTAAAGGAGGTTAGAAAATGGCAAAAGTTGTTTTGAAAAACATTTCCAAATACTATGGAGATGTAATGGCGGTAAATGACTTTAATTTAGAAATCCAAGACAAGGAGTTTTTAGTTTTGGTAGGACCATCCGGTTGTGGTAAATCCACTACTTTAAGGATGATTGCAGGTCTTGAAGAAATAACCGATGGGGAGCTGTACATAGGAGATAAAAAAGTAAATGATGTTCCCCCTAAAGACAGGGATATAGCAATGGTTTTCCAAAATTATGCCTTGTATCCCCATATGAACGTTTATGAAAATATGGCCTTTGGACTTAAGCTTAGAAAATTTAGTAAAAGTGAAATTGACCAAAGGGTGAAAGAAGCAGCTAGAATTTTAGGAATAGAGAACTTGCTAAAAAGAAAGCCAAAGGAGCTTTCCGGTGGTCAAAGGCAAAGGGTAGCATTAGGTAGAGCTATAGTAAGGAATCCTCAAGTTTTCTTAATGGATGAGCCTTTATCTAACCTTGATGCTAAATTAAGGGTCCAAATGCGTACAGAAATCAGTAAATTACACCATAGGTTACAAACAACAATGATTTATGTAACCCATGATCAAACAGAAGCTATGACTATGGGAGATAGAATTGTAGTTATGAAAGATGGAGTAGTACAACAGGTGGCATCACCTCAAGAAATTTACGATAACCCCAAAAACGTCTTTGTTGCAGGTTTTATAGGTTCTCCTGCGATGAATTTCATAGATTCTGTCATAGTAGAAAAGGACAGTGACTTGTACTTAAAATTTGCTGGAGTAGAAATAAAAATACCTTCAGGTAAAAGTAAAGTATTAAGAGAAAAGGGTTATGTAGGAAAAGAAGTTATCATGGGTATTAGACCTGAAGATCTCCATGATGAACCGGTATTTATTGAAAGTTCACCGGAAAGTGTCATAGAACCAGTAGTAGAAGTAGTTGAAAAAATGGGAGCAGAAAACTATCTATATCTCGTGTTAGGGGAAGTTCAATTAACAGCTAGGGTAGATGCAAGATCAAAAGCAGTTGTTGATAGTAAAATTAAAGTAGCTTTAGATATGAATAAAGTCCATATTTTTGATAAAGAAAGTGAAGAATCAGTTTTATAAGTTTATCTTTCCTTAATTATTAAAAAAATGAAAAATATCTAGTTAAGAAGGGAGAAGTTTTTATGATAAATAAAAAAAATAGTATAGGTAAAGCAATATGTATTTGTTTATCTATTCTTTTATTGTTTGGAGTGTTAAGCATTTTTCAACCAGTAACAAATGCCACTCAAAATTCACTAGAACATATCAAAGAGCATACAAGTGTTAATAATCAAGTAAATTATGCTACTGATGTTATATATCAGATTGTAACAGATCGTTTTTTAGATGGCGATAAATATAATAATCCAACTTGTGAAAACCTTTATTCTGAGGACGGGGCTGATTTGCGTAAATATTTAGGTGGAGATTGGAGAGGTATTATACAAAAAATTGAGGATGGATATTTACCTGATATGGGAATTTCAGCTATTTGGATTTCTTCACCAGTAGAAAATATATATGCTGTTCATCCGCAATTTGGAACATCTTATCATGGTTATTGGGCAAGGGATTTTAAAAGAAATAATCCTTTTTTTGGGGATTTAAATGATTTTAGAGAACTTATAGCGGTTGCTAATGAACATGATATAAAAGTAATTATTGATTTTGCACCTAATCATACTTCTCCAGCAGAAGTTAATAATCCTAACTATGCTGAAGATGGTAATTTGTATAATAACGGAGAATTTGTAGCTTCTTATTCTAATGATTTAAATGAAATTTTTTACCATTTTGGAGGAACTGATTTTTCAACTTATGAAGATAGTATATATAGAAACCTGTTTGATTTAGCAGGATTAAATTTAAATAATAATTTTGTTGATCAATATTTACGTGATTCGATAAAATTTTGGTTAGATCTCGGTGTTGATGGTATTAGAGTGGATGCTGTTAAACATATGCCGTTAGGATGGCAGAAATCTTTTGTGGATACCATTTATAATCATAAACCTGTATTTGTTTTTGGTGAGTGGTATTTAGGTAAAGATGAATATGATCCTAATTATTATCATTTTGCAAATAATAGTGGTATGAGTTTATTAGACTTTGAATTTGCTCAAACTACACGTAGTGTGTTTCGAAATCATGAAAAAAATATGTTTGACTTATATGACATGCTAAAAAATACGGAAAACAACTATGAACGTGTTGTAGATCAGGTAACTTTTATTGATAATCATGATATGGATCGCTTTCACTATGATGGAGCAACTAAAAGAAATGTAG is part of the Anaerobranca gottschalkii DSM 13577 genome and harbors:
- a CDS encoding alpha-hydroxy-acid oxidizing protein codes for the protein MPTEIRKKARELMTGYCKVCPVCDGRACKGQVPGMGGVGTGSSFWANLESLAKVKLNMRTIHDKKDPDTSTTIFGRKISLPVMVGPMTGTTYNMGGKIGEKEFVSYLVEGSLKAGSLAMTGDGADPAMYNSGLEAIKEFGGGIPIIKPRSQQEIISRIKEGEKAGAVAIGVDIDGAGLVTMALKGQPVGPKTVAELKELVQSTALPFILKGVMTVDEAELAVEIGAQAIVVSNHGGRVLDSCPGAAEVLPEIAKRVKGKITIFADGGVRTGIDVLKMLALGADCVLIGRPFVTQAFGGGAQGVEEYYKVIQSQLYQGMILTGCGSIKEIDERIIRK
- a CDS encoding PRD domain-containing protein, encoding MWLQEMEEKFLPLVSTKDKEQKDYLISLLKKVDESLAAKGFKGLTFFHSVTLYNHLANLCTRGILEELDEGVFGDLSKKYPQAYEIAESILSLMEEKFPGVNQKGERQHLTILLSDLTKVKN
- a CDS encoding putative manganese-dependent inorganic diphosphatase, producing the protein MDGEIIVLGHKNPDTDSVASAISYSALKNKLGQKCVPKVCSAITGEAKHVLELLGIEPPEVLDTMELKVKDFMNREHPYLSEEETLKNIGYIMGKEGVKTIPLVNKENVVTGIITAGDFAKLYLQEISSGETISTGIDLESVQKTLNGTIFLGDKDQLISGRIIVGAMGVEKLLSHLGENDILLIGDREDCQIQGLEYGINALIITGGAKPSKKVLELAQRKGTPILGYDGDTFSAARLISLARKGKEIMTKEPFTVDVNTTVTTVKELFNQKKYRSFPVVNEKGQYLGIVTKGEILNAQPKKIILVDHNEKSQSVDGLEWGEIIEIIDHHRLGDVQTKKPIFINCKPVGSTATLVTEMYLQKGIIPEKKIAALLLAAILSDTVILKSPTTTSQDKEMALYLSNLTGLDIKEFGGKIYGWSENLEKITPYEIVTGDLKEFSFLKGRVALGQFETTDARKILEMKNSILGEMERIKNKKGLDHILMVITDIVEGNSYMFSIGSLNTYVELAFSKPVDEIIYLPGVMSRKLQIVPPLSEALNV
- a CDS encoding PTS sugar transporter subunit IIA; this translates as MVGIVIVAHGNLAQQFIKTSEMILGKQKNLLAVNVLPEDSLIELRVKVKEAIEKVKTANGVIIFTDIFGGSPTNASTYLLLDGNVRVITGVNLAMLLETLANRNKSLDRLTQLAYKAGSEGVQIVQVEQKGEQLEFKGG
- a CDS encoding HutP family protein, encoding MLDITKILEGEEGKIPIGKAALALAMIADDSDDALVELLNGKDLLAVITRAGGKGEEVKNKVLRNSLAAAVNSAVITDNIQDRRVLARCVERALAGLGGPMTSISGAGMKIGIVRDDAHLAVAIYGKIGIPGLNVDHEISGLGVHYYGLLGD
- a CDS encoding phage holin family protein, with translation MRGLVWRWVINGLALFLTAQLFASIEIKSFGSALIAALVLGLANAVIRPIIKIITFPITILTLGLFTFIINGFILWLVQANVTGFVITNFWSAVLGAIVLSVISAILTSLISDQN
- a CDS encoding ABC transporter ATP-binding protein, translated to MAKVVLKNISKYYGDVMAVNDFNLEIQDKEFLVLVGPSGCGKSTTLRMIAGLEEITDGELYIGDKKVNDVPPKDRDIAMVFQNYALYPHMNVYENMAFGLKLRKFSKSEIDQRVKEAARILGIENLLKRKPKELSGGQRQRVALGRAIVRNPQVFLMDEPLSNLDAKLRVQMRTEISKLHHRLQTTMIYVTHDQTEAMTMGDRIVVMKDGVVQQVASPQEIYDNPKNVFVAGFIGSPAMNFIDSVIVEKDSDLYLKFAGVEIKIPSGKSKVLREKGYVGKEVIMGIRPEDLHDEPVFIESSPESVIEPVVEVVEKMGAENYLYLVLGEVQLTARVDARSKAVVDSKIKVALDMNKVHIFDKESEESVL
- the bshA gene encoding N-acetyl-alpha-D-glucosaminyl L-malate synthase BshA, whose protein sequence is MLKIGITCYPSYGGSGAMATELGKTLADKGHIVHFINYEVPFRLNGYHQRIVYHHLEIPTYPLFKYPPYTLALASRIAEVALNEKLDIIHAHYAIPHSICGYLAKLMVPNLKLVTTLHGTDITLVGNDQTFFPITKFAIEASDGVTAVSQSLKEDTYKIFDIKRDIQVIYNFVDTASYKRERNSKLVNCLGLNGKKVVIHISNFRPVKRITDVIEIFKGISEKVDSVLLMIGDGVERSKAEKLTAKYNLDVRFLGQQANIIPFLSVADLLLLPSEQESFGLVALEAMACNVPVVGSKVGGLPEVIKDGDNGYLVEVGNIGLFVQKSLAILTNDNLREIMGNKGRERAVKYFDQGKIIKEYEEFYYQILKG
- the bshC gene encoding bacillithiol biosynthesis cysteine-adding enzyme BshC; translation: MENIYYNYIEKDPKALSLFSYPPNFQGLKDKVADLKDKRVSIKLCHYLREYNKSLGCSEKTLRNIDKLESGAKVVITGQQCGLLGGPMYTIYKALTAVKLGEKIEKETGEPIVPIFWVADEDHDWLEINNTILLDREGNPKKFIIEGEGSDLPAYRREIGEETLNRLISFIQDLGFSTEYLPKIINLLEVTFDKNYSNWFAKLLTKLLEGTGIVLVDSKAKVIKTESNGIFQEMVLKREELMKELEKTNKQIQCLGYPLQNPIDYNSETNLFLLKGNYRYKLRKEKEVFLIKTGEVFNQGEIIQYIDEGLISPNVFLRPVIQDVVFPTLAYVAGPGEVNYLAQIKDMYKILTGFNLPVIYPRQSFLLIEPHVKKFLERYSLNYPHIHSLERFKREVIHNSLWEGLERDFQELRTDIIHQYNRLIDKISTINPQLSTLGDKNRQLILKQIDFLQNKTYNAHKEKYQGMIRNIEKIQNNCYPYNIEQQRIVSPFYFLLKYYPNLIEKITENIQLENFKLQYVEL
- a CDS encoding alpha-amylase family glycosyl hydrolase, which gives rise to MINKKNSIGKAICICLSILLLFGVLSIFQPVTNATQNSLEHIKEHTSVNNQVNYATDVIYQIVTDRFLDGDKYNNPTCENLYSEDGADLRKYLGGDWRGIIQKIEDGYLPDMGISAIWISSPVENIYAVHPQFGTSYHGYWARDFKRNNPFFGDLNDFRELIAVANEHDIKVIIDFAPNHTSPAEVNNPNYAEDGNLYNNGEFVASYSNDLNEIFYHFGGTDFSTYEDSIYRNLFDLAGLNLNNNFVDQYLRDSIKFWLDLGVDGIRVDAVKHMPLGWQKSFVDTIYNHKPVFVFGEWYLGKDEYDPNYYHFANNSGMSLLDFEFAQTTRSVFRNHEKNMFDLYDMLKNTENNYERVVDQVTFIDNHDMDRFHYDGATKRNVEIGLAFLLTSRGVPTIYYGTEQYLTGNGDPYNRKPMSSFDQNTKAYKIIQKLAPLRKSNPALAYGTTQERWLNNDVIIYERKFGNNIVLVAINRNLSQSYSITGLNTKLPEGYYYDELDGLLSGKSITVNPDGSVNQFIINPGEVSIWQFAGETITPLIGQVGPIMGQVGNKVTISGVGFGDKKGTVNFGEIDATIISWTNSVIQIEIPSVPAGNYEITVSSEGGEKSNSYNFEVLTNKQIPVRFVVNNAYTSWGQNVYLVGNVHELGNWDPNRAIGPFFNQVVYQYPTWYLDISVPADTTLEFKFIKIDESGNVIWQSGLNRVYTTPEKGTDTIYFEW
- the bshB1 gene encoding bacillithiol biosynthesis deacetylase BshB1, translated to MIDIMAIGAHPDDVEIGVGGILAKYKGSDVKTMIVDLTKGEMGTNGTPQIREREGKRAAEILGSKRVVMDLPDGKIKVSEENLIKVIELIRQFRPRIILTHYPDPEQHPDHYNSALLVRQAAHLAGLAKYPAQGERFRPERIYHFFLPKYLQPSFIVDVTDSFPIKMEALKAHESQFLSRDKGLPTNVNREDIFEGIETIARYHGQSIGVKFGEALYYKGVLGVDNIMNIGML